In Thermodesulfobacteriota bacterium, the following are encoded in one genomic region:
- a CDS encoding IS110 family transposase, which yields MKSDVIRYKKFCQLKSEIRASKKHLIIGIDIGKDNHHAFFGTARGKTLLKRLIFNNNIDGFKKLIDQVKELQIQYSLTKTVFGMEPTGNYHKPLAAWLINNEHFPVLVSGKAVKDNRELLDGRWDKNDDKDSANIADLISQGKCLFYENPEESIIELRNLLSLRKRLKKEEHRLKMRIRNGLLVRYFPEMDRYWGKSIKENLAIVKWCIDPKKISKMDFMDFVKRVTTTDRGKRQLDRLRKIYDAAADSIGMPVDISVEFEAKMLADRLKRIRERIKATMQKIETVARKHKSYTILQTIPGFGPFIAALVIAVIGNPFRFNSYKQVIRLAGYDLNASRSGKTSSSAVAVISKKGDSELRYGLYQASMVGTYHNHQFRRLFNRVLKGRERERGIKTKMRVKIATKMLVIAWTLMKKEEPFNADFLVTD from the coding sequence ATGAAAAGTGATGTTATCAGGTACAAAAAATTCTGTCAATTGAAGTCAGAAATCCGTGCATCTAAAAAACATCTTATTATCGGGATCGATATTGGAAAAGATAATCACCACGCATTCTTTGGAACAGCCAGAGGAAAAACACTTTTAAAACGATTAATCTTTAATAATAACATTGATGGCTTTAAAAAACTGATCGATCAGGTCAAAGAACTTCAGATTCAATACAGCCTTACTAAAACCGTATTCGGGATGGAGCCCACAGGCAATTATCATAAACCTTTAGCTGCGTGGTTGATTAATAATGAGCATTTTCCGGTACTCGTGTCGGGGAAAGCTGTAAAGGACAACCGGGAGCTATTGGATGGCCGGTGGGACAAAAACGATGATAAAGACAGTGCAAATATTGCAGATTTGATTTCACAGGGGAAATGTTTGTTTTATGAAAACCCGGAAGAATCCATCATCGAATTGCGTAACCTGCTTTCTTTAAGAAAGCGCTTAAAGAAAGAAGAGCACCGCTTAAAGATGAGGATCAGGAACGGCTTACTGGTAAGATATTTTCCTGAAATGGATCGATACTGGGGAAAAAGTATTAAAGAAAACCTGGCCATAGTCAAATGGTGCATTGATCCGAAAAAGATTTCTAAAATGGATTTTATGGATTTTGTGAAACGAGTGACCACAACGGATCGAGGAAAAAGGCAATTGGATCGTTTAAGGAAAATATATGATGCAGCTGCAGATTCTATCGGGATGCCGGTTGATATTTCCGTGGAATTTGAAGCAAAGATGCTTGCGGATCGCTTAAAGCGGATAAGAGAAAGAATCAAAGCTACCATGCAAAAGATAGAAACAGTTGCCAGGAAACACAAATCATATACAATACTGCAGACCATCCCCGGTTTTGGACCGTTTATTGCGGCCCTTGTCATCGCCGTGATCGGTAATCCTTTCCGATTTAACAGCTATAAACAGGTGATTCGTTTAGCCGGGTATGATCTTAATGCCAGTCGCAGCGGTAAAACAAGCAGCAGTGCGGTTGCGGTGATATCAAAAAAGGGGGATTCGGAGTTAAGATATGGTTTATATCAGGCATCCATGGTTGGCACCTATCATAATCATCAGTTCAGACGTCTATTTAACCGGGTATTAAAAGGCCGGGAACGGGAGCGAGGCATTAAGACCAAAATGAGAGTAAAAATAGCAACTAAAATGCTTGTCATAGCCTGGACATTAATGAAGAAGGAAGAGCCATTTAATGCTGACTTCTTGGTTACTGATTAG